Proteins co-encoded in one Pseudomonas beijingensis genomic window:
- a CDS encoding heavy metal translocating P-type ATPase — MSDSLHIHKPDHGHDHGHSCCASKAAPAVVNLGKTPTDGARLSSFRIEAMDCPTEQTLIQNKLGKLEGVQRLEFNLINRVLGVTHDLPSDASIIQAIESLGMQADPLTPGQKSETNDLPAPVKPWWPLALSGVTALGAEVIHFTNAAPNWVVALVALVSILSGGLGTYKKGWIALKNRNLNINALMSIAVTGAVLIGQWPEAAMVMFLFTVAELIEAKSLDRARNAISGLMQMAPEQATVQQADGTWQVQEVKAIALGVRVRLRPGERVGLDGEVVAGRSTVDQAPITGESLPVEKTIGDKVFAGTINQAGELEYRVTAAADNSTLARIIHAVEQAQGARAPTQRFVDRFSTIYTPAVFALALAVAVIPPLFMGALWFDWIYRALVLLVVACPCALVISTPVTIVSGLAAAARKGILVKGGVYLEGGYKLDYLALDKTGTITHGKPVQTDYVALDPTVESTAPALAASLAARSDHPVSRAIANAAVDKQLAPQVVDNFEALAGRGVRGDIGGQTYHLGNHRLVEDLGLCSPELEEKLFALEKQGKSVVLLLDATGPLALFAVADTVKDSSREAIRQLHDLGIKTLMLTGDNAHTADAIAAQVGMDQARGDLLPEDKLQAIEALYAQGHRVGMVGDGINDAPALARSQIGFAMAAAGTDTAIETADVALMDDDLRKIPAFIRLSRQTSSILKQNIALALVIKAIFLGVTFAGLATMWMAVFADMGVSLLVVFNGLRLLRK, encoded by the coding sequence CCAGAACAAGCTCGGCAAGCTCGAAGGCGTGCAGCGACTGGAGTTCAACCTGATTAACCGCGTGCTGGGCGTGACCCACGATTTGCCCAGCGACGCGTCGATCATCCAGGCCATCGAGTCCTTAGGCATGCAAGCCGACCCGCTGACTCCGGGCCAGAAATCAGAAACCAACGACCTGCCCGCCCCGGTCAAGCCCTGGTGGCCGTTGGCGCTGTCCGGTGTGACGGCCCTGGGCGCCGAGGTGATCCATTTCACCAATGCCGCGCCAAACTGGGTGGTTGCGCTGGTGGCGTTGGTGTCGATCCTCAGCGGCGGCTTGGGCACGTACAAGAAGGGTTGGATCGCCCTGAAGAACCGCAACCTGAACATCAATGCGCTGATGAGCATCGCCGTGACCGGTGCCGTACTGATCGGCCAATGGCCCGAGGCGGCGATGGTGATGTTCCTGTTCACCGTGGCCGAGCTGATCGAAGCCAAATCCCTCGACCGCGCGCGCAACGCCATCAGCGGCCTGATGCAGATGGCCCCGGAACAGGCCACCGTGCAGCAGGCCGATGGCACCTGGCAGGTCCAAGAGGTCAAGGCCATTGCCCTCGGCGTGCGGGTGCGGCTGCGTCCGGGCGAGCGCGTCGGCCTGGACGGTGAGGTGGTCGCCGGCCGTTCGACCGTCGACCAGGCGCCAATTACCGGCGAAAGCCTGCCGGTGGAAAAAACCATCGGCGACAAGGTGTTCGCCGGCACCATCAACCAGGCCGGTGAACTGGAATATCGGGTGACGGCGGCGGCCGATAACTCAACCCTGGCGCGCATCATCCACGCCGTGGAACAGGCCCAGGGCGCCCGGGCGCCAACCCAGCGCTTCGTCGACCGCTTCTCGACGATCTATACCCCAGCGGTGTTTGCTCTGGCCCTGGCGGTAGCGGTCATTCCGCCGCTGTTCATGGGCGCGCTGTGGTTCGACTGGATCTACCGGGCGCTGGTGCTGCTGGTGGTCGCCTGCCCGTGCGCACTGGTGATTTCCACCCCCGTGACCATCGTCAGCGGCCTTGCCGCCGCAGCGCGCAAAGGTATCCTGGTCAAGGGTGGCGTGTACCTGGAGGGCGGCTACAAGCTCGACTACCTGGCCTTGGACAAGACCGGCACGATCACCCACGGCAAACCGGTGCAAACCGACTACGTGGCCCTGGACCCGACGGTGGAAAGCACCGCTCCGGCCCTGGCCGCCAGCCTCGCCGCCCGTTCCGACCATCCCGTGTCCCGGGCGATTGCCAACGCGGCTGTGGATAAGCAACTGGCCCCGCAGGTTGTGGATAACTTCGAGGCGCTTGCCGGGCGCGGCGTGCGCGGCGACATCGGCGGCCAGACCTATCACTTGGGCAACCACCGCCTGGTGGAAGACCTCGGCCTGTGCTCCCCCGAACTGGAAGAGAAACTCTTCGCCCTGGAAAAACAAGGCAAGTCGGTGGTGCTGCTGCTCGACGCTACAGGCCCCTTGGCGCTGTTTGCCGTGGCCGACACCGTGAAGGACTCCAGCCGCGAAGCCATCCGGCAACTGCATGACCTGGGCATCAAGACCCTGATGCTCACCGGCGACAACGCCCACACCGCCGACGCGATTGCCGCGCAGGTGGGCATGGATCAGGCGCGGGGCGACTTGTTGCCGGAAGACAAGCTGCAAGCCATCGAAGCCTTGTACGCCCAGGGTCACCGCGTCGGCATGGTCGGCGACGGCATCAACGACGCCCCGGCCCTGGCCCGTTCGCAAATCGGTTTCGCCATGGCGGCGGCCGGCACCGACACGGCCATCGAGACCGCCGACGTCGCGCTGATGGACGATGACCTGCGCAAGATCCCGGCGTTCATTCGCCTGTCCCGGCAGACATCCAGCATCCTCAAGCAGAATATTGCCCTGGCGTTGGTGATCAAGGCGATTTTCCTTGGGGTCACCTTCGCCGGGCTTGCCACCATGTGGATGGCGGTGTTTGCCGACATGGGGGTGAGCTTGCTGGTGGTGTTCAATGGGTTGCGGTTGTTGCGCAAGTAA